Genomic segment of Bdellovibrio bacteriovorus:
ACCGCAGATGTTTACAACAGATCTGCAGCAACATTCGGTACAGCAACGGGTGTTTATGGAGCTGTTTTAAATACTTCAACTGGTTCAATCTCTGCCGCAAGAGCTGGATATTTTACGGTAACAAACACTGGCGGTGGAACGCTCAACACTGGGTATGGCGTCTACATTGATGGCATCGCAGGCACATCCAAATACGGCCTGTATCAGGCTGATGCTGGAGCAAACAATTACTTTGCTGGGAAATTGGGCGTCAACACGAATGCCCCTCTGGGCAACCTTCATATCGGAAGCACAGGAACTGGTGCTTTCGCCTACTCTTCCTTTCAGATGGGAAATGATGCCACGGCCACTCACAACTTTCATTGGGCGAACGAATACACGAATGGAGCGCGGTCACTGCGTCTCTATAACGGGAATCTGGGCTCAGGCACACCGTTAATGTCCGTGAATGCGGCTGGCGGAGTCACGATGGGTGAAGGAACTGGTGGCGCTGGACTTCTTACGTTGAAACCAGGAAATATCGATCACGTTTACTTACAGTTGTTTGCGCGCACAGCATCGCCGAATACACGCTCCGCATGGATCGGTTACGGCGCAAGCGCGACGGTTGACCTTTCGATTACGAATGAGCTTGAAGGCGGCCAAATCTATTTCAACACAAAATCAGGCGGCGCTCAAAGTGCGCGAATTATCTTCGCTGCTGACGGAACGGCTTACAAACCTGGCGGTGGATCTTGGGCCGCTACTTCCGACGCTCGTCTTAAAACAGATATCAAAGATTTCAATCCGGGGCTCGAAGATCTTCTTAAAGTTCATCCGGTTAGCTTCCGCTACAACGGCAAAGGTGGGACTGTCGACGACGGTAAACACTATATCGGGGTTCTTGCACAGGAATTAGCTCCGATTGCTCCTTATATGATTCAAAAAGAAAAAGCGAAAATCAATAAGACGGACAAAGAAGAATCGGAAATTTATAAAGTGGATCCTTCTGCATTCACATACATGATTATCAACTCGATTAAAGAGCTTTCACAAAAGCTCTCCTCGTTCGAGAACAAAGTGAAATCCTGGTTCAACAATCATGAAGATCGTCTGCAGCGCCTAGAAAACCAGATGGTTTTATTGCAAAAGCAAAATGAAGAATTGAAAAGACAGAACGAAGAGCTTGTGAAGCATTTGAAGTCTCAAGGTGAGACACGTGCTCCGGCCTCTTCACAGTAAGTGCTTAGGAAAACATCAAATTCAACCGATAAGTATGAAGTCGGAGGTTGTACGTGAAAAAACTAATTCTGCTCTCGCTAGTAGTATTGGCTACGGGTTGTTCGATGGAAGCCTCCTTAGAGCAATTGGCGAAGGAAGTTCCGACCATTAAGTTTCAAGATCCTGCAAAAACAACGGGCTTGGTTTCTGGTTCTACACAGACGGGAACTGCGTCCGGTGGCGGTGTCACTTATCACGTGCAAAGCACAGTCGGTAACTACATGTCAGGAATCGAACAAACCACTTCAGACAACTCTTACAAGGTTTATAGCTCCGTTCAAGGGGCGATCGTTTCTAACTAATTTATTATCTTTACTGTAAGTTGGCGACAAATCTCCTCTGTATCAAGAGGAGATTTTTTATTTATTAACATAGTAGTTCCTTACTGTTAGCGCTCTTGCGTTCTTGTAACATACAAAATCCCTCACAATAAACCGATAAGTCTTTATATGAAAATCTTGAGCGTTCTGGTTTTTTTCATGTCTCTATTAGGGGCTGCAACGACTCACGCAGTTCCAGGGTCTCTAACTTATCAGGGAAGAATCAAAAATTCCGACGGACTTCCGCTGGAAGTTAATGGCGTTCGCTTTGAATTTTCTATCACGAATCCTTCGGGCTCTTGCGTACTCTATAAAGAAATATCTTCGTCCATTGACATGCGCAATTCTTCCGGAGTCTTTGACGTGCCTATCGGAACAGGCACAAAAAATTATCCCGTCGATCCAGGATTTAAGCTCTTAGATGCCTTCAATAATGCAGCGGCTTTGAATTGTGAAGGTGGAGGAACCTACACTCCTATCGCCGATGACAAAAGGCTTTTAAGAGTCCAATTCTATGATGGCACAGGTTGGAAGCTCATCAGTCCCGACAGCGAAATCCGCAGTGTTCCATTTGCAGGCCATGCGCAGTACGCTGAGTCCGCGCAAAAACTAGGTTCAAATACAGTCGCTGACTTTATTTTAAAATCCAGTGTGCCTCTTTGTGGCGCTGGCGAATATCTTCGACATATTGCGCCCGCTGGCACATTTCAATGCACAGTTCCCGTTGTGAATGGAAATGACGTCAGCGGAAATATTTCCGGTAGTTCCGCGGGCTTTACTGGAAATTTAAGCGGCGATGTCTCGGGAACTCAAAGTGCGACAAGCGTTGATAAAATCAAAGGCATCGCCGTTAATATGACGGGCCTGGCTTCTGGAAAAATTCTTAAATACAACGGAACAAATTGGGCGCCTGCAGATGACACGGATACTAACACTGACGATAAAATCCGCGGTGTCGATGTTTCTGCAACCACACCGGTCAGTGGACAAGTTTTAGTTCACAACGGATCAGCGTGGGCTCCTCAATATTTCGGCATGGGGCAATTACGATCGACGGTTACGGGCACAGCGCAAGTTCCGGCATCGTGTTCAACTGCTGATAAAACTCTGACTTGGAATTCAATCACAGACTCATTTGCTTGTACCACGATTGCAATCGCGAGCACTCAAGTAACAGGCCTTGGAACAGCGGCTACGAAAAACTTCGGAACCTCTTCCGGAAATCTTGTAGAGCTTGATGGCACCGGAAGAATTCCGGCCTCACTTCTCCCTGCTTCTAGCGGAAACATCATAGATGGAGGCAACAGCACGGGCGCCACTTTGAACGTCGGCACCAACGACGGGCAAGCGCTGAATTTCGAGACCAACAATTCGGCACGAATGACTATCACGAGTAACGGAGATATTGGTATTGGCACAGCCTCCCCCGGCTATAGACTTCAGGTAAATAAAACCTCCAATGCGACGGCTGCCAGCAATATCGCTGCTTCTTTTAATTTCATGTGGGCAGCACCAACTAGTTCCAGCGCTAGTACTTTTGTCGGTCAGTATAACGGCGCTGAAAGTGACGGCACGTCGGCAGCTATCACTGGCGGTATTTTAGCGCAGATCAACTACACTCACCACAACGGTTCAAATGCTTTAGCTAAACTCGTGGGCTCCTGGTCCGGTACTCACAATAAATCTTCGGCAACGGTGGGATCCTCACTGGCAGTTCAGGGTGAAGTGAACAATGACGCTTCGGGAGTTATTTCACAAGCAATAGGAATTCACTCGCGCATTACGAACAGCGGCAGCGGCTCGATCACGAATGCTTATGGAGTGTACGTTGATGGAGTGCAAGGGACGAACAAGTGGTCCATTTATACGAATGATCCTTCAGTGCCATCGTACTTTGCCGGTTATGTTGGTATCGGAACGAACTCTCCAACAGCTCCACTGGATGTCAATGGAACGGTAAAGGCCACTAAGTTTTCGGTGGGTCCACAGATTGTCACCGCGACTTGCAGTAATAGCGCTGCAGCCTCTTGTATGGCCATCGCCACGTGTCCCGCGGGAAAAACACTTCTGTCAGGAGGTTATTCAACCTCTTGGGCGGCCACCAGTGTTGTTCAGTCTGCCCCCTCTTCAGGGACTACCTGGTCCTGCCAGTTTTACGGCGACAGCGCCCTCGGTCCGCATACCTGCTACGCCCTTTGCGCCAATTTCGAGTAAGAAAGAATTATGAGCGATCGCTAAACTCAAGTCGAGTCGGTGCCGCTATTTCTGCAACAGACCTTAAGTTTCATTTTAAGACAGCCGATAAAGCTTTTAGACAAACCATGGAAGGGTTTTCTTATGAAGTTTATAACTTTAATTCTGCTTCTTGCCGGTTTCACGATGAAATCTCAAGCCGCCGATATCACCATCGTCGATGTTCGTCGCAATATCACGATGTCTGAAGATGACACCGTTTACAAAGACTTCTACATCAATGCAGGTCCCTCTTCAGGATTAAAAAAGAATCTTGTCGTCACGGCCGTTCGCAAACTCAATATTCGTGATGCCAGTGGTGCCAACGCTGTCGGTGAAATCACCGTGCCGGTGGGCCAGCTAAAAATCATCGCCGTTTACGACAAAGTCGCGGTCGCGCGCGAGTACACTCTTTTATCTCGTGATGAACTTCCGATGCTTGAGCAAGTAGGGATGATGACCGGAGACCGCATAGATCTTCAAGGCTCATTCATTGATAATTCTAAGCCCAAACCAAAACGCAAAGTAGCCGAAGCCTCTAGCGAAACGACCGCAACAACGGCCACGGTGGTTTCACTCACCGTCGCCCCTTCAGCCGCTGGTTTAAGCACAGGGGCAGGAGCCCTTTCCCCTACCCCGGCCTCCCCCGCGGGAGCGAACCCTGTAGTTTCTGCCAATTTAAAAGCGGATAGTATCCTTTCTGCCGCAACTAATAGCAGTTCAGCCCCTGCCGCCCCTGCGGCTGCGGCATCCTCGGCTACCGCCGGGGAAACCCTTGAAAAAACGGCGGATTCTGGTAACAACACTCTTCATGAGTGACAATTCTTATTTCCGCGTCCGCCTAAGCCAAGTACCAGCAGAGCTGGAAGACATCATCACCACGCATAGTTTTGAATGTGGAGCCTCTGGAGTGACAGAGGCTTTGGCTTTTATTCAACCAGATCTTACCTACGACCCTAAACTTCTTCACGTCCGCTCTCACGAAGTCGATGTGTTCTTCCCTGAAAAACCGGCACAAAATTTCTTTGATGGCCTTCTAGATATCAACGGTGGCATCAAATGGAATATTTTCGAAGAAGAAAACAAAGACTGGCTGGAGGAGTGGAAAAAAGGTTTTAAACCTTTCAAGCTCGTCGGTGATTTCTGGGTTGTTCCAAGCTGGTTGCAACCTCCTGAAGAATGCAAACACGCGATCTTCATTGATCCGGGTATGGCGTTTGGAACGGGCACACATGCAACCACGCAAATGATGGCCTTCTTTATTCACAAACTCGCTGAAAAATACAAGAACGACGTGAAAGAGTGGGCTCTTCTAGATGTCGGAACCGGCACGGCAATTTTAGCAATGCTTGCGCAGATGAGCGGCATGGGCCTTGTCACTGGGATTGAAATTGATCCGGAAGCGCGTCGAGTGGCTCGTGAAAACGTGAAGTTGAACAAGCTTGAACAAATCGACATCCCCGAAACACAGATCGAAGACATGCGCTCGCAGTACGATGTCGTAGTTGCGAACATCATCGATGGAGTTCTGATCAACATCAAATCAGATCTTCTTCGTGTGCTAAAACCAGGTGGTCATATTCTTCTGACAGGTATTTTAGAAGAACGCGACAATCACTTCTTTGAAAAGTTCATGGAAAACTCAGGCCTCACCGTTCTTCGTCGTTTAGAAAAAGACGAGTGGGTTGGATACTGGGCGCAGTCAAAAGCATGAGACGTTATTGGATAGAGAAAAAAGATTTATTCCAAGATCAGGTGAATTTCACCGGCGATGTCTTTCATCATATTTTCGATGTCTGTCGCCAAGAGGTCGGTTCAAAGTTTGAGGTTCTTACCGAAGACAGCAAAGCCTACTTCGTTGAAGTCACTCAAGTCTCAAAGAAAAATGCCACCGCAAGAATTCTAGAAGAACGCGTGATTCCTCCATTAAAGGAACCACACATTCATTTAGCACTCTCTATTTCGCGTTTTCCAGTGATGGATGCGATCATGGAGAAAGCTGTCGAAATGGGTGTTAAAAGCATTCAACCTTTCTTTTCTGAATTCAGCTTCCTGCGAACAGGCGAAAAACTTTCTGACAATAAAGTGGAGCGTTGGGATAAGATCGTCCGCTCCGCCACCCAACAATCTGGCCGCGGCGACCTCATGAAAGTTCAACCGGCAATTCCGTTTGAGAAAGTTTCAGGTTTGATTAACCGAGATGCGGGACATGTGGGTCTATTTGCTTATGAGGGTCCGTCGACTCTTAGCATCAAGGATTATGTTCAACAGGTGAAGTCCCAAAACCCTCAAGGTGTGAAAGCCATCTGGATTATCGTGGGCTCTGAAGGGGGTTTCTCTCACAATGAAGTCGAAAAATTCCAGGAACTAGGCCTTCGCCCAGTCACCTTGGGACCCCAGGTTTTGCGAGTTGAAACGGCTTGCATGGCTCTGGTATCAGTCCTAAAGTATGACTTTGATCTGATGTGTTGAAAGGAGAGGGAATGGATCCCTTCGAGGAATTTGAGTTTAAGCCACTCACGGACGGTCTAGGTTTTCACAAAAAGAAAACAACAGGCGCTGCCAAAGACGAAGCTCAGACAGAAACGTTTTCTAAAAACCGTATGATGGATCAAGGCTTGGAATTGATCGAGGAATCCTCGGTCGATCCTTTGCGTCCTCCTCTTCCACGCAAAAACCGCAACTCTTCAACACAAATTCAACCGACTCCAGGTGCTACAGAAGTGGGCGGAGACGGTTCAGCCGCGGTTGATGAAATTCTTAAGACACTTCAAAAAAACCGTCGTTTGGATTTCGACAACAGCAAACAAAAAATCTCTCAAACTGCTGTTAAAGAAGAGTACAAAAAAGCGACTTGGAGTTTTTCAGCTGCCATGCTTGATGGCATGCTTGTCGTAGCTTCGAGCCTTCTTTGCATGATCATTCTTTTGGTTATCACGAAAGTGGATTTGATTGGCAACCTTACGAACCCAGACTCTCAAGGTATGATCTATCTTGCGACTTTGTCTTTGTTCGCGATGGTGAGCTTTGCTTACCTAACAGTAAATCGTCTATTCATGGGTTGCACTCCAGGCGAATGGGCTTTTGATCAACGCGTAGGTCAACCTGCAGAGTTGAACAAAGCTTCTTACTCTTTACGTGTAGTCGCTCGTTCCTTCCTCGTGATCGTCACTGGGTTTATCGTATTCCCACTTCTTTCGACTGTTCTGGGACAGGACCTTGCGGGTTCTATCACAGGCGCTCGTCTGTATAAAAAGGCATAGTTCTATGGGCCAAGTTCGTAAATTTGATGATATTGAAAACAGCTTGGCTCCACTTCGCTCTCAAGGAAAAAAAGTCGTCTTCACAAACGGATGCTTCGACCTTTTGCACGTCGGCCATGTTCGTTACCTTCAAGAAGCTAAAGCCTTGGGTGACGTCCTGGTTGTAGGTGTGAATTCAGATGCGAGCGTTAAAAAACTTAAAGGCCCCACTCGCCCCGTACAAATTGAAAATGACCGTGCCGAGATCTTAGCGGCTTTAGGAGCCGTGGATTTCACGGTGATCTTCACTGAAGAAACGCCCGAAAATCTGATTCACAGAGTTCGTCCCGATATCTTAGTAAAAGGTGGCGATTGGAGTATTGAATCCATCGTCGGTGCTCCTTTTGTGATGTCCTATGGCGGGAAAGTGATGTCATTGCAATTCGTTGACGGCAAATCCACAACAAAGCTGATCGAAAAAGCGCAAAAATAATTTAAAAAATTAGAGATATAAAAAAAGGGAATACAGATTTTGTATTCCCTTTTTCATTTTAGTTCGTGGGACAGATGGCCGCGCGTTCAGCCGCGGTGATTGAAAACTTCACGTAGGGTTTGAAAGCCTTTAAACGATTGCGAATTGTCGTGAATCCAGAAGAATTCCCATCCGTATTTTTCACCCAATAGGCATCCACTTTTTCATTACTCCAGCCACAGAACTGTTTCAAGGCCATGCCTGAAATCAGGCCCGATGAATGCCAGCCGTTCCAGCAGTGCGCATAGATCGGACCATTCATTTTCCCTTTGATACGGTTGTAGACCATTTGCAGGATGGCTTCGTTTTCTCCTGCTGCCGCATATTGCTTGTACTGCATGGTATGGCTTTGGTGAGACGTGTTTTGACAAGACACACTTCGAGGTGCTGTTTCGTAGTTTTCTGAATAAAGATAAACGGAGGCTCCGAAGTCTTCTTTACAAAGATTATTCAGACCGACAGTGGGCAATGGATTTACATTGTTTCTTGGCGTGCTGAGATACTTATTATTAGCTCCCCCACGGTACATCACACCATGAAGAACAACACGAAAATTGCGAGTGCCCCAAAGCTCATCAACACCATCACCTCTGTTATCAGTGAGTTTTGCGAAAGTGTCAGCCAGTTCGTAACGGTCTTTGTACTTCTGAGCTTCTCTTTGAATACTGAATGCAGTGGAACCAGTATCTGGTGGTACAATAGCTCCTCCAGATGAATTGGAATCGTCAGGTATTTGATTGGGCTCCTCTTGACCCACATTTCCCGAAGCGGCGTCTCGCACGCCTTTCATGAGCGCAGCTTCCATACATCCTGTAAGTTGAGTAACGGCAGCGAATAAAATGATTGCGGTTTTGAAATATCCTGTTTTCATTCTCTTGATCATGCTGAAGTTTTGTCGAAACACACAATCAGACTAGACCCACTTTTTTCCTAATACGAGGCACTCGCAGATTTTCCTATCCCTTTGTAGCGGCGGGTCTTCTGTAGATAAGAATATTCTCTTTTTTGTAAGGTGCGGATGGCTCCGTTCCTCTTTATAAATGGCTCATCACCCTAAGCAGAAAAGAGTTTAAAATGAGTAAGAAATGGATTTCCGTCCTTTGTGTCACCGCGTGCGCGTCTTCTTCATTCGCCTTGAATCTCTCGGAGTTGCAAGGTGAACGCCGTGTAGAGTTTAGATCACCTCAAGGCCTGGCAGAGGTTTGTGTTGTTCCAAAAAAATGGCCAGGAGCTTCTTATCGTGCCGATGATGTAGAAAAAGAAAATGATCTTTGCAGTTACGACTTTCACACCAATATGGGAATTTGTCCGAAATACACTTCAACAAACCCC
This window contains:
- a CDS encoding 50S ribosomal protein L11 methyltransferase; protein product: MSDNSYFRVRLSQVPAELEDIITTHSFECGASGVTEALAFIQPDLTYDPKLLHVRSHEVDVFFPEKPAQNFFDGLLDINGGIKWNIFEEENKDWLEEWKKGFKPFKLVGDFWVVPSWLQPPEECKHAIFIDPGMAFGTGTHATTQMMAFFIHKLAEKYKNDVKEWALLDVGTGTAILAMLAQMSGMGLVTGIEIDPEARRVARENVKLNKLEQIDIPETQIEDMRSQYDVVVANIIDGVLINIKSDLLRVLKPGGHILLTGILEERDNHFFEKFMENSGLTVLRRLEKDEWVGYWAQSKA
- a CDS encoding RsmE family RNA methyltransferase; the encoded protein is MRRYWIEKKDLFQDQVNFTGDVFHHIFDVCRQEVGSKFEVLTEDSKAYFVEVTQVSKKNATARILEERVIPPLKEPHIHLALSISRFPVMDAIMEKAVEMGVKSIQPFFSEFSFLRTGEKLSDNKVERWDKIVRSATQQSGRGDLMKVQPAIPFEKVSGLINRDAGHVGLFAYEGPSTLSIKDYVQQVKSQNPQGVKAIWIIVGSEGGFSHNEVEKFQELGLRPVTLGPQVLRVETACMALVSVLKYDFDLMC
- a CDS encoding RDD family protein, whose translation is MDPFEEFEFKPLTDGLGFHKKKTTGAAKDEAQTETFSKNRMMDQGLELIEESSVDPLRPPLPRKNRNSSTQIQPTPGATEVGGDGSAAVDEILKTLQKNRRLDFDNSKQKISQTAVKEEYKKATWSFSAAMLDGMLVVASSLLCMIILLVITKVDLIGNLTNPDSQGMIYLATLSLFAMVSFAYLTVNRLFMGCTPGEWAFDQRVGQPAELNKASYSLRVVARSFLVIVTGFIVFPLLSTVLGQDLAGSITGARLYKKA
- the rfaE2 gene encoding D-glycero-beta-D-manno-heptose 1-phosphate adenylyltransferase, with the translated sequence MGQVRKFDDIENSLAPLRSQGKKVVFTNGCFDLLHVGHVRYLQEAKALGDVLVVGVNSDASVKKLKGPTRPVQIENDRAEILAALGAVDFTVIFTEETPENLIHRVRPDILVKGGDWSIESIVGAPFVMSYGGKVMSLQFVDGKSTTKLIEKAQK